The proteins below come from a single Arthrobacter sp. B1I2 genomic window:
- a CDS encoding 2'-5' RNA ligase family protein: MRSIELVFDGPTDSLIRADWARLAAAGLPSLAAHSSPSNSPHITLAAGLDLVAAQEGPWQRLPMDITFSGAIVFPAGAGKYVLARAVLLTAPLLDLHCLLHQALSGALPLTCPGAWTPHATISRRIPGHQLGTAMDLLDLRLEGRCTGARLWDSSTKTVTPLGQPA; the protein is encoded by the coding sequence ATGCGAAGCATCGAGTTGGTCTTTGATGGCCCCACCGATTCCCTGATCAGGGCCGACTGGGCACGGCTCGCGGCCGCCGGCCTCCCGAGCCTGGCCGCGCATTCCTCCCCCAGCAACAGCCCACACATCACGCTTGCCGCCGGCTTGGACCTGGTTGCCGCGCAGGAAGGCCCCTGGCAGAGGCTGCCCATGGACATCACCTTCTCGGGAGCGATCGTTTTTCCCGCGGGCGCCGGTAAGTACGTCCTTGCCCGGGCGGTCCTGCTGACTGCTCCCCTGCTGGACCTGCACTGCCTCCTGCACCAGGCCCTGTCCGGGGCGCTGCCGCTGACGTGCCCGGGGGCGTGGACACCGCACGCCACGATCTCCCGGCGCATTCCCGGGCACCAGCTCGGAACAGCCATGGACCTGCTGGACCTGCGCCTTGAGGGCCGCTGTACGGGAGCGCGGCTCTGGGACAGCAGCACCAAAACGGTCACACCCCTGGGGCAGCCCGCCTGA
- a CDS encoding peptide chain release factor 3: protein MSQDVLTPARVSAIHKEAGRRRTFAVISHPDAGKSTLTEALALHAKVIGTAGASSGKANRKETVSDWMQMEKDRGISISSAALQFSYRDTVINLLDTPGHADFSEDTYRVLAAVDCAVMLVDAAKGLETQTMKLFEVCKQRNLPIITVINKWDRPGLDPLALMDEITERTGLQPMPLTWAVGISGDFRGVWDLRNDRFARFQRNNAGAQIAITEYFTPEEAAKTQGSNWSDAVDEAGLVIESNLEFDVDAFHAGKATPILFSSAALNFGVKELLDALVDFAPPAAPRPDVEGNPRPVESPFSGFVFKVQAGMNKAHRDHVAFIRVCSGVFERGMVVTQTRTGKSFATKYAQQVFGREREVIDEAYPGDVVGLVNASSLRVGDSLFLEEPVEYPAIPLFAPEHFQVARSKDPSKFKQFRRGIEQLEHEGVIQVLRSDVRGDQAPVLAAVGPMQFEVVEDRMAHDFSAPMRLERLPYSLARISTADAMPALANVIGAEVLLRSDGEYLALFNDVYALRRIEKNHPDLTLVPIGTHNPAK, encoded by the coding sequence GTGTCCCAAGATGTCCTGACCCCCGCCAGGGTCTCTGCCATTCACAAAGAAGCGGGCCGCCGTCGGACCTTTGCTGTCATTTCCCACCCCGACGCCGGCAAGTCCACGCTCACCGAGGCGCTGGCCCTGCACGCAAAGGTCATCGGCACCGCGGGCGCTTCCAGCGGCAAAGCCAACCGCAAGGAAACCGTCTCCGACTGGATGCAGATGGAGAAGGACCGCGGCATCTCCATCAGCTCGGCGGCGCTGCAGTTCTCCTACCGGGACACCGTCATCAACCTCCTGGACACCCCCGGCCACGCCGACTTCTCCGAGGACACCTACCGTGTGCTGGCCGCCGTCGACTGCGCCGTGATGCTGGTGGATGCCGCCAAGGGCCTGGAAACCCAGACCATGAAACTCTTCGAGGTCTGCAAGCAGCGCAACCTGCCCATCATCACGGTCATCAACAAATGGGACCGGCCCGGCCTGGACCCCTTGGCGCTGATGGACGAGATCACCGAACGCACCGGCCTGCAGCCCATGCCGCTGACCTGGGCCGTGGGCATCTCCGGCGACTTCCGCGGCGTCTGGGACCTCCGCAACGACCGCTTCGCCCGGTTCCAGCGCAACAACGCCGGCGCCCAGATCGCCATCACTGAATACTTCACCCCCGAGGAAGCGGCAAAAACCCAGGGCAGCAACTGGTCCGACGCCGTGGACGAGGCCGGCCTGGTGATCGAGTCCAACCTCGAGTTCGACGTCGACGCCTTCCACGCCGGCAAGGCCACCCCCATCCTGTTCAGCTCCGCCGCGCTCAACTTCGGCGTCAAGGAACTGCTGGACGCTCTGGTGGACTTCGCGCCGCCGGCAGCGCCCCGCCCGGACGTGGAAGGCAACCCCCGTCCCGTGGAATCCCCGTTCTCCGGCTTCGTCTTCAAGGTCCAGGCCGGCATGAACAAAGCGCACCGCGACCATGTGGCCTTCATCCGCGTCTGCTCCGGCGTGTTCGAGCGCGGCATGGTGGTCACCCAGACCCGCACCGGCAAGTCCTTCGCCACCAAGTACGCGCAACAGGTGTTCGGCCGCGAACGTGAGGTGATCGACGAGGCCTACCCCGGGGACGTGGTGGGCCTGGTCAACGCCTCATCGCTGCGCGTCGGCGACAGCCTGTTCCTTGAAGAACCCGTGGAATACCCGGCCATCCCGCTGTTCGCCCCCGAACACTTCCAGGTGGCCCGGTCCAAGGACCCCAGCAAGTTCAAGCAGTTCCGCCGCGGCATCGAGCAGCTCGAACACGAAGGCGTCATCCAGGTGCTCCGCTCCGACGTCCGCGGTGACCAGGCGCCGGTGCTTGCCGCCGTAGGACCCATGCAGTTCGAGGTGGTGGAGGACCGCATGGCGCATGACTTCAGCGCCCCGATGCGCCTTGAACGCCTGCCCTACTCCCTGGCCAGGATCTCCACGGCGGACGCCATGCCTGCGCTGGCCAACGTGATCGGTGCCGAGGTGCTGTTGCGGTCCGACGGCGAGTACCTCGCCCTGTTCAACGACGTTTACGCGCTGCGCCGCATCGAAAAGAACCACCCGGACCTGACGCTCGTGCCCATCGGCACGCACAACCCCGCGAAGTAG